CAAGGAGGCTCAAACTCAAAGGAGATCCTTTACAAGATTATCCAGTTCTCCTGGCCCCAGGGGCCCTTGTTTGACCCGGCGGATCTGGCCCTGGCGGTCGATGATAAAGGTAGTGGGAATGCCGGCGACTCCGTAGCTCCTTGCAACCCGGCTGTCGTGGTCCAGGAGTACGAGGTAATTATGCTCCTTATTTCCCAGGAAGGCCCGGATGCCGGCCTCTGTCTCCCGCTGCATGATATTGACGGCCAGGACCTTCACCCCCTGGTCCGCCAGTCTCCCCGCTGCTTTATCCAGTTCCTCCATTTCGGCCACACAATAGGGACACCAGGTGGCCCAGAAGTTCAATACTACCACCTGGCCCTTAAAGCTTGCCAGGCTGACCTGACCACCATCCAGGGTTGGCAGGGTAAATGCAGGTGCCAGGACTTTGTTGCCCTGGCGGCCCGGCAGGATAAAGGAAGCTGCCAGGACAGCAAACATAATGACTATGATTATGAGGGGCACCTTCCAGTTTTTCGGCATGGGGTCTCCTCCTAGATAAAAGTATTCAGCCGCCCGAAAAAGACCAGCAAACCCATAATAATAAGTATAATCCCGCTTACAAAGGATATAATGGGTAAATAACGAGA
This Moorella sp. E308F DNA region includes the following protein-coding sequences:
- a CDS encoding peroxiredoxin family protein; translated protein: MPKNWKVPLIIIVIMFAVLAASFILPGRQGNKVLAPAFTLPTLDGGQVSLASFKGQVVVLNFWATWCPYCVAEMEELDKAAGRLADQGVKVLAVNIMQRETEAGIRAFLGNKEHNYLVLLDHDSRVARSYGVAGIPTTFIIDRQGQIRRVKQGPLGPGELDNLVKDLL